The sequence CAACCGCCAGTTCTCTCTTAGACTCTTCTTCCGGCTTGACCCCAGTTGCGGCTCCCCAACCCGCTACACTGGGCGGTCAACAGGCTTGGACTAATGAACTTGCTCCTGGTAGACTGGAGGGAGCACTTCGTGATTCTCTCAAGAAACTTCATCTAGAATACGTTGACTTGTATCTTGCTCATATGCCAACCGCATTCAGTGATGACAtgagccaaaaaatcgaatcttCAGTAGAAGACATCTGGCGTCAGTTTGATGCAGTCTACAAAGCCGGACTTGCCAAGGCTGTCGGTGTCTCCAACTGGAACAACGATCAGATTCGGTAACTTCCTATGCCACGTTGGGAAGCCCCGGTCGAGTGGATTTTACTCTTTCTAATGGACAGTAAGTAATGATGATAAGtatggtttttaaaaacaatttttcagcaaattagATTGGGCTTCTGCTCCATCTGAGTTGCGTGATGAAAATGTGCTGGATCTCGCTAAAAAAATACCACAAGAGCCCCGCTCAAATTCTTCTTCACTACGCCCTTGAGCGTGGAATCGCCATCATTCCAAAGTCAGTGAATGAAACCCGTATTAAGGAGAACTTCGAATTGTTTGACTTTGAACCCACTCagaatgaaatttcaaagctcGAAGGAAGCAAAATTTCCCAACGTCTATTCCTCCAAGATTTGTGAGTTATCAATAACATTTCATGTTAATCTTTTTAATTCAGCACGATCGGCCACAAAGAAGATGCATTTGCTACTGGCGGAACTAGATCCTTCCTGAAATTACacatttcttaaaattttttctgacgaCTCAATAGATTATTTCTTATTTATCACCGAAAACTGATGTTTGATAAAAAGCGAACATGTTGATGTTCCAGCTGAACGAACAGACTGAATTTTTTATGCGCATATAATATCAGAAATCTTTCAGTTTTAGACACAGATCAATTAACGTAATACGCAATATGTCTAAAGCACAATGATGGTATCACTTTtaactaaataatttttcattcagtttctgtttcaattttccaacattcAACAAACACTTTGTATTATATCAGCAGACAGTTTCCACCCATaccaaaacacattttttttctaattaaaagcattttaaaaagaaaacttttcagctcTCGCTTTTCCATTTATCACATTtgtttttatgcatttttcacCTGTTTGAACAAATTCGAGATCCATATATTTAATTTGTAttactttgaaattaaaataaaagtaaaacaCAACACGGAAGCTAaacgtaatttatattttcagtggTCTTAATTACAGGGTGGAACTGATTTTAAGAATCTCGTGGGTTTTTCTTAATTACATGTTCACATTGCTagtgattttccaaatttgtgaCTTCGAGGCTTAACAACTCCTTGAAGACATCATGCGCCTGCCCGCGGGCTGTCAAAACgcaagtttttgttttcagttaaGACAATTGCGAAAAGACTTAGTTACGGTCGCCATGTTGGCACGCAGGTATGCATAACTTAAATTGACTAAATAAATAACGACTATATACAGTATTACAGTACTACAGTATAAAACTCTCTTAATAGTTCTAATTaactaaaattatattatacAATTAGAGTTGCCTGAATCTACAAACAAGCgaacaaaaacttgatttcaAACCAGATTGCTGAAAAGCGTCATGAAATGTTGAGTCTGATGCTTCCAAGTTTGAGAGGCCAGGACTAACATTG comes from Caenorhabditis elegans chromosome X and encodes:
- the C56G3.2 gene encoding NADP-dependent oxidoreductase domain-containing protein (Partially confirmed by transcript evidence) — translated: MGFHGNIIRYSFTPLILLFARHSATASSLLDSSSGLTPVAAPQPATLGGQQAWTNELAPGRLEGALRDSLKKLHLEYVDLYLAHMPTAFSDDMSQKIESSVEDIWRQFDAVYKAGLAKAVGVSNWNNDQIR